From Desulfuromonas soudanensis, the proteins below share one genomic window:
- a CDS encoding methyl-accepting chemotaxis protein: MRIDISYKFIMGFIIVVASIVLLNVVAPHLGIPEEWQQLVTVSVAILVGLILGSIFSKAFTANIRHLTEAAENLSNGNLSRVVRLRSTLFPDETHDLALSLNRVVESLRELVGYIRTSSTKVAESSQNLSATSQQITASAHEVTNTIEQVSRGAETQAEMIERCSHLIKEMATSIDMVAASADRVEDSARDTADNAQRGGDLARAAMKKMKQVLGEVEQNGAQIVSFGTQVQKIGKIVEVITGIAQKTNLLALNATIEAARAGEYGRGFAVVAEEISKLADSTGRSAGEITDLIGAIREENQKVQASMKESIGEMDAGREALDSTGQAFEAIIQTALGTQVKATGIAELSQKQTDGARELVVAIDEISKVVTDNAAATEEVSAASEQQAASMEDMAHSAQALSALAENLLDVVKRFQVGTEKG; encoded by the coding sequence ATGCGCATAGACATCAGCTATAAGTTCATCATGGGCTTCATTATTGTGGTGGCCTCCATCGTGCTGCTGAACGTTGTCGCACCCCATCTGGGGATACCCGAGGAGTGGCAGCAGCTGGTGACGGTGAGCGTCGCCATCCTGGTCGGGCTTATCCTCGGGTCGATCTTTTCCAAGGCCTTTACCGCCAACATCCGCCACCTCACCGAGGCCGCAGAAAATCTCAGCAACGGCAACCTTTCGCGGGTGGTGCGCCTGCGCAGCACGCTCTTTCCCGATGAGACCCATGATCTGGCCCTGTCGCTGAACCGGGTGGTGGAGAGCCTGCGCGAACTGGTCGGCTACATCCGCACCTCCTCGACCAAGGTTGCCGAGTCGTCCCAGAACCTTTCGGCGACTTCTCAGCAGATCACCGCCTCGGCTCACGAGGTCACCAACACCATCGAGCAGGTCAGTCGCGGGGCCGAAACCCAGGCGGAGATGATCGAGCGCTGCTCGCATCTGATCAAGGAGATGGCGACCTCCATCGACATGGTCGCCGCCTCGGCCGACAGGGTGGAGGATTCGGCCCGGGATACGGCCGACAATGCGCAGCGCGGCGGAGATCTCGCCCGGGCGGCGATGAAGAAGATGAAGCAGGTCCTCGGCGAAGTCGAGCAGAACGGAGCGCAGATCGTCTCCTTCGGCACCCAGGTCCAGAAGATCGGCAAGATCGTCGAGGTCATCACCGGCATCGCCCAGAAGACCAACCTGCTGGCCCTCAATGCCACCATCGAGGCGGCCCGGGCCGGGGAATACGGCCGCGGCTTCGCCGTGGTCGCCGAGGAGATCAGCAAGCTCGCCGACTCCACAGGGCGCTCGGCCGGGGAGATCACCGACCTCATCGGCGCCATTCGCGAGGAAAATCAGAAGGTCCAGGCCTCGATGAAGGAGAGCATCGGCGAGATGGATGCCGGCCGGGAGGCTCTCGACAGCACCGGTCAGGCCTTCGAGGCGATCATTCAGACCGCCCTCGGCACCCAGGTCAAGGCGACGGGAATCGCCGAGCTCTCCCAGAAGCAGACCGACGGGGCCAGGGAGCTGGTGGTGGCCATCGACGAGATTTCCAAGGTGGTAACCGACAACGCGGCCGCCACCGAGGAGGTTTCTGCGGCGTCCGAACAGCAGGCGGCATCCATGGAGGATATGGCCCATTCGGCGCAGGCCCTCTCGGCCCTGGCCGAAAATCTCCTCGATGTGGTCAAGCGTTTCCAGGTGGGGACAGAGAAGGGCTGA